From the Bacillales bacterium genome, the window GAGGCGTTGTACAAGCGGACGCCGCCGCAGGCGGCGAAGCGTGAGCCGCTCGGATTGGCGAATATCGCGTGTGAGGGCGGCGCGGACGCGGGCAATAATGGCAGGATCGTGCATGAAGCAGTTGATCTCGTTGTTGAGCACAAGGCTGCGGCGGTCCAGGTTGGCGGTGCCGACATCGCACAACGTTCCGTCGATGATCATGACTTTGGCATGGTAAAAGCCTTGATAGTACATATAAATATCGCAACCGGCTTTGATTAGCGGGGCGAAGTACGGCACGGCTGCTTCATGGACGAGCGGATGGTCTTTTTTCATCGGCAACAGCAACGTGACGGCGACGCCGCGCTTTCGGGCGGAGAGAAGCGCTTGCTGGATCCTCGGTCCGGGAATGTAATAGGGAGTACCGATGACAATCGATTGCTCGGCACGGTTGAACAAGTCGCAAAAAAAATCTTCGAGCGACGTCCCGTTCGAGGAAAAAAGTTGTAACGGTGTCATGCCTTTCGCCAACTCCGGGTAGTAGCGGGAGCCTTCGATCTGTTCACCGGTGGCGGTTTTCCAATCGACGAGAAACTGTTGCTGCAAATCTTGAACACCGTCGTTTTCGATTTTGATGTGATAATCGCGCCAATTGCCGAGTTCCGGTTTTTTTCCTAAATATTCATCGCCGA encodes:
- the cls gene encoding cardiolipin synthase, which produces MLTTIALIVLLVIFLLWADLAVGKRVWRRQKLFQSTRFPLRHGDVSFYDQGVPFFKDYFRAIEQAYDHIHINFYIFRNDTIGKQLCARLRKKAREGVKVRVLVDWMGSHFFSKKERKDLERAGVSFAVSNRPRPPFWFFTMNRRNHRKITVVDGKIGFLGGFNVGDEYLGKKPELGNWRDYHIKIENDGVQDLQQQFLVDWKTATGEQIEGSRYYPELAKGMTPLQLFSSNGTSLEDFFCDLFNRAEQSIVIGTPYYIPGPRIQQALLSARKRGVAVTLLLPMKKDHPLVHEAAVPYFAPLIKAGCDIYMYYQGFYHAKVMIIDGTLCDVGTANLDRRSLVLNNEINCFMHDPAIIARVRAALTRDIRQSERLTLRRLRRRPLVQRL